Proteins encoded in a region of the Balaenoptera musculus isolate JJ_BM4_2016_0621 chromosome 5, mBalMus1.pri.v3, whole genome shotgun sequence genome:
- the HAUS3 gene encoding HAUS augmin-like complex subunit 3 isoform X1: MSCGKEFVETLKKIDYPKADILNGEDFDWLFETVENESFLKWFCGNVSEQNVLSEEELEAFSILQKSGKPILEGAALDEVLKTCKTSDLKTPTLNDKELEKLEDEVRTLQKLKNLKIQRRNKCQLMASVTSHKALRLNAKGGAANKKLKQSQRILNAASAKISNELHTLTDGVAKLLVFCRHSNLGQGTNPLVFLSQFSLEKYLSQEEQSTAALTLYTKKQFFQGVHEVVESSNEENFQLLDLQAPSICDNQEVLEERRLEMARLQLAYICAQHQLIHLKARNLSLKSSIKWAEENLHSLTSKALGKDILDAKISSLNSEILKLEEQITHIKDKILPAVVKENAQLLNMPVVKGDFDLQIAKQDYYTARQELVLNQLIKQKASFELVQLSYEIELRRHWDIYRQLENLVQELSQSNLMLHHQLEMLTDPSVSQQINPRNTIDTKDYSTHRLYQLLEGENKKKELFITHGNLEEVAEKLKQDVSLVQEQLAVSAQEHSFFLSKLNNDVDMLCDALYQGGNQLLLSDQELMEQFHQVESQLNKLNHLLTDILADVKTKRKILASNKLHQMERELYVYFLKDEDYLKDIVENLENQSKIKAVGLED, encoded by the exons ATGAGTTGTGGAAAGGAGTTTGTGGaaacgttaaaaaaaattgattatccCAAAGCTGATATTCTTAATGGGGAAGATTTTGACTGGTTGTTTGAGACTGTTGAGAATGAATCATTTTTGAAGTGGTTTTGTGGGAATGTGAGTGAACAGAACGTATTATCTGAAGAGGAATTGGAAGCTTTTAGCATTCTTCAGAAATCAGGCAAGCCCATCCTAGAAGGAGCAGCGTTGGATGAAGTTCTTAAAACCTGTAAAACTTCTGATTTGAAGACACCTACCCTGAATGACAAAGAGCTGGAGAAATTAGAGGATGAGGTTCGAACTCTGCAGAAATTAAAGAACCTAAAAATTCAGCGACGTAATAAATGCCAGTTGATGGCTTCGGTAACTAGCCACAAAGCTCTGAGGTTAAATGCTAAAGGAGGAGCAGCCAATAAGAAGCTGAAGCAGAGTCAGCGAATTCTAAACGCTGCCAGTGCTAAGATCAGTAATGAGCTCCACACTCTTACCGATGGAGTTGCAAAATTACTGGTGTTCTGCAGACATTCGAATTTGGGTCAAGGGACAAATCCACTGGTGTTTTTATCTCAGTTTTCATTGGAAAAATATCTAAGCCAAGAAGAGCAAAGCACAGCAGCATTAACCTTATATACCAAAAAACAGTTCTTTCAAGGTGTACATGAAGTAGTTGAAAGTTCAAACGAAGaaaattttcaacttttagaTCTACAAGCACCCTCTATTTGTGATAATCAAGAAGTTCTTGAGGAGAGACGGCTAGAGATGGCTAGGCTGCAGCTGGCATATATTTGTGCTCAACATCAGTTAATTCACTTGAAAGCAAGAAATTTGAGCCTGAAGTCAAgtataaaatgggcagaggagaaTCTTCATAGCCTCACTAGCAAG GCTCTTGGCAAAGATATTTTGGATGCTAAAATTTCTAGCTTGAACAGTGAGATTCTGAAACTTGAAGAACAAATCACtcatataaaagacaaaattttgcCTGCTGTGGTAAAAGAGAATGCCCAGTTATTGAATATGCCAGTTGTAAAGGGAGATTTCGATCTGCAGATTGCTAAACAAGACTATTACACAGCAAGACAAGAGTTAGTTTTAAATCAGTTGATAAAGCAAAAGGCATCATTTGAACTTGTACAATTATCATATGAAATTGAATTGAGAAGGCATTGGGACATATATCGTCAGCTTGAAAACTTGGTTCAAGAACTTAGTCAAAGTAATTTGATGCTCCACCACCAATTAGAAATGCTGACAGACCCATCAGTATCTCAGCAGATAAATCCAAGGAATACCATTGATACCAAGGATTATTCTACTCATAG GCTTTATCAACTTTTAGaaggagagaataagaaaaaagaattgtttatAACCCATggaaacctggaagaagtggCTGAGAAATTAAAACAGGACGTTTCTTTGGTACAAGAGCAGTTAGCAGTATCTGCTCAAgagcattctttctttctgtccaaACTAAATAATGATGTGGACATGCTTTGTGATGCTTTGTATCAAGGAGGAAATCAGCTTTTGCTTAGTGATCAG gaGTTAATGGAGCAGTTTCATCAAGTTGAATCTCAACTAAATAAGCTAAATCATCTTCTTACTGATATTCTTGCTGAtgtgaagacaaaaagaaaaattttggcaTCTAATAAACTGCATCAAATGGAAAgagaattatatgtatattttttaaaagatgaagattATCTGAAAGATATTGTGGAGAATTTAGAAAACCAGTCAAAGATTAAGGCTGTTGGTCTTGAagattga
- the HAUS3 gene encoding HAUS augmin-like complex subunit 3 isoform X2, whose amino-acid sequence MSCGKEFVETLKKIDYPKADILNGEDFDWLFETVENESFLKWFCGNVSEQNVLSEEELEAFSILQKSGKPILEGAALDEVLKTCKTSDLKTPTLNDKELEKLEDEVRTLQKLKNLKIQRRNKCQLMASVTSHKALRLNAKGGAANKKLKQSQRILNAASAKISNELHTLTDGVAKLLVFCRHSNLGQGTNPLVFLSQFSLEKYLSQEEQSTAALTLYTKKQFFQGVHEVVESSNEENFQLLDLQAPSICDNQEVLEERRLEMARLQLAYICAQHQLIHLKARNLSLKSSIKWAEENLHSLTSKALSTFRRRE is encoded by the exons ATGAGTTGTGGAAAGGAGTTTGTGGaaacgttaaaaaaaattgattatccCAAAGCTGATATTCTTAATGGGGAAGATTTTGACTGGTTGTTTGAGACTGTTGAGAATGAATCATTTTTGAAGTGGTTTTGTGGGAATGTGAGTGAACAGAACGTATTATCTGAAGAGGAATTGGAAGCTTTTAGCATTCTTCAGAAATCAGGCAAGCCCATCCTAGAAGGAGCAGCGTTGGATGAAGTTCTTAAAACCTGTAAAACTTCTGATTTGAAGACACCTACCCTGAATGACAAAGAGCTGGAGAAATTAGAGGATGAGGTTCGAACTCTGCAGAAATTAAAGAACCTAAAAATTCAGCGACGTAATAAATGCCAGTTGATGGCTTCGGTAACTAGCCACAAAGCTCTGAGGTTAAATGCTAAAGGAGGAGCAGCCAATAAGAAGCTGAAGCAGAGTCAGCGAATTCTAAACGCTGCCAGTGCTAAGATCAGTAATGAGCTCCACACTCTTACCGATGGAGTTGCAAAATTACTGGTGTTCTGCAGACATTCGAATTTGGGTCAAGGGACAAATCCACTGGTGTTTTTATCTCAGTTTTCATTGGAAAAATATCTAAGCCAAGAAGAGCAAAGCACAGCAGCATTAACCTTATATACCAAAAAACAGTTCTTTCAAGGTGTACATGAAGTAGTTGAAAGTTCAAACGAAGaaaattttcaacttttagaTCTACAAGCACCCTCTATTTGTGATAATCAAGAAGTTCTTGAGGAGAGACGGCTAGAGATGGCTAGGCTGCAGCTGGCATATATTTGTGCTCAACATCAGTTAATTCACTTGAAAGCAAGAAATTTGAGCCTGAAGTCAAgtataaaatgggcagaggagaaTCTTCATAGCCTCACTAGCAAG GCTTTATCAACTTTTAGaaggagagaataa